A stretch of the Thiomicrorhabdus indica genome encodes the following:
- a CDS encoding succinylglutamate desuccinylase/aspartoacylase family protein codes for MTQRTKNQPITIADKIVQPGERKTINVQIGKLYTHSELTMPVQVWCGRQAGPTLFISAAIHGDELNGVEIIRRLLKVKSLKRLKGTLITVPIVNLHGFINHSRYLPDRRDLNRSFPGSRTGSIAGRLAHTFLNEIVKKSTHGIDLHTGAINRTNLPQIRADLNTPEVKAMAESFGAPVMLNSDLRDGSLRAAAVKMGIPILLYEAGEALRFDEFSIRAGVNGIINVMRHLEMLPASRRQNTSTRKPVIARSSFWIRAPHSGIFRSLAEDGVRVEAKKTLIGVISDPFGESEVEVYSPYSGIIIGQMRLPLVNEGEALYHIARFARSDMVEEKVDEFQEEMQDESKLLYPNEDIPAI; via the coding sequence ATGACGCAACGTACCAAAAATCAACCGATTACTATTGCCGATAAAATTGTCCAACCCGGCGAGCGCAAAACAATAAATGTGCAAATTGGTAAACTCTACACCCATAGTGAGCTTACTATGCCAGTTCAGGTGTGGTGCGGACGTCAAGCAGGCCCAACCCTCTTTATCAGTGCTGCAATTCACGGAGATGAGCTTAACGGTGTTGAAATAATTCGCCGACTGCTCAAGGTAAAATCCTTGAAACGACTCAAAGGCACCTTAATTACGGTACCGATTGTCAATTTACACGGTTTTATTAACCATTCACGCTATCTTCCTGATCGTCGTGATTTAAACCGTAGCTTTCCGGGATCTAGAACGGGAAGTATTGCCGGCCGGTTAGCACACACTTTCTTGAATGAAATTGTTAAAAAATCCACGCATGGTATCGATTTACATACCGGTGCAATCAATCGAACCAATCTCCCACAAATTCGTGCCGACTTAAACACACCAGAAGTCAAAGCCATGGCGGAATCTTTTGGTGCACCGGTGATGCTCAACTCAGACCTGCGTGACGGTTCTTTACGCGCCGCTGCGGTTAAAATGGGCATTCCGATTTTACTCTACGAAGCCGGTGAAGCTTTACGCTTTGATGAGTTCTCAATTCGAGCAGGGGTCAACGGCATTATCAATGTTATGCGCCATTTAGAAATGTTACCGGCCTCACGTCGACAAAACACTTCCACTCGTAAACCTGTCATTGCACGCAGTAGCTTCTGGATTCGAGCCCCTCATAGCGGAATTTTCCGATCTCTTGCCGAAGATGGTGTTCGCGTGGAAGCGAAAAAAACCTTAATTGGCGTGATTTCTGATCCATTCGGTGAGAGTGAAGTGGAAGTTTATTCACCCTATAGTGGAATCATTATCGGTCAAATGCGTTTACCGTTGGTTAATGAGGGGGAAGCCCTATATCACATTGCTCGTTTTGCACGTAGCGACATGGTGGAAGAAAAGGTAGATGAGTTTCAAGAAGAGATGCAAGATGAATCCAAACTTCTCTATCCAAATGAAGATATTCCGGCAATATAG
- the rimK gene encoding 30S ribosomal protein S6--L-glutamate ligase, which yields MKIAILSRGPELYSTQRLVEAAENRGHEVKVIDALRCYMNINSVNPEIHYKGEVLQGFDAVIPRIGASVTFYGTAVLRQFEMMNVFPLNESVAISRSRDKLRSMQLLSRKGIGLPVTGIAHSPDDIEDLLKTVGGAPVVIKLLEGTQGVGVVLAETQSAATSVIQAFNGLKADILVQEFISEAKGADIRCFVVGGKVIAAMKRQGKEGEFRSNLHQGGTANLIKITAAERATAVNAAKAMGLNVCGVDLLRSNHGPVVMEVNSSPGLEGIENATAKDIAGMIIEFIENNVGKKRNQSRTRGKG from the coding sequence ATGAAAATCGCAATTTTATCTCGAGGCCCTGAACTCTACTCAACACAACGCTTGGTTGAAGCGGCCGAAAACCGAGGCCATGAAGTCAAAGTAATTGATGCACTGCGCTGCTATATGAACATCAACTCTGTGAACCCTGAAATTCACTATAAAGGTGAAGTTTTACAGGGATTTGATGCCGTGATTCCACGTATTGGTGCGTCTGTTACGTTTTATGGAACAGCGGTATTACGCCAATTTGAAATGATGAACGTTTTCCCTCTGAACGAGTCGGTTGCCATTAGTCGTTCTCGTGATAAGCTGCGCAGTATGCAATTATTATCAAGAAAAGGCATTGGGTTGCCCGTAACAGGAATTGCCCACTCACCGGACGATATCGAAGACTTGCTAAAAACCGTTGGAGGTGCTCCTGTCGTAATCAAATTACTCGAAGGAACACAAGGTGTTGGTGTTGTGCTTGCAGAAACCCAATCCGCGGCAACCTCAGTTATCCAAGCCTTTAATGGTCTAAAAGCCGACATTTTGGTGCAAGAGTTCATCTCTGAAGCCAAAGGAGCAGACATACGTTGTTTCGTGGTGGGGGGCAAAGTGATTGCTGCCATGAAGCGACAAGGAAAAGAAGGTGAGTTCCGTTCCAACCTGCATCAAGGTGGAACAGCCAACCTGATTAAAATCACCGCTGCGGAAAGAGCCACCGCGGTAAATGCCGCTAAAGCCATGGGGTTGAATGTATGCGGTGTGGACTTGCTTCGTTCTAACCATGGGCCTGTGGTAATGGAAGTCAATTCCTCTCCAGGCTTAGAGGGCATTGAAAACGCCACGGCGAAAGACATTGCCGGCATGATCATTGAATTCATTGAAAATAATGTCGGCAAAAAACGCAATCAATCACGGACTCGTGGTAAAGGCTAA
- a CDS encoding 2OG-Fe(II) oxygenase yields MKLDPIAIETMLDQLVEKGWYEWPSAISESLCLALLNELLEAEETGRLKKAGIGRSDERQINNNIRRDQIRWLTGETPSQIEFLAIMTNLQQALNRALFMGLFEYEAHYALYKTGDFYKTHLDSFKGQANRMVSTVLYLNPDWDAKNGGELVLYNENEEIIQTTVTPSIGKLVVFLSEQIPHEVLPTKLPRASIAGWFRCNSSTGQIANPAK; encoded by the coding sequence GTGAAATTAGATCCAATTGCCATTGAAACCATGCTTGACCAGTTGGTCGAAAAAGGTTGGTACGAATGGCCAAGTGCCATCTCTGAAAGCTTATGCTTGGCGTTATTAAATGAATTACTGGAGGCTGAAGAGACCGGCCGGTTAAAAAAAGCAGGCATTGGACGCAGTGATGAGCGACAAATTAATAATAACATCCGTCGCGATCAAATTCGTTGGCTAACAGGTGAAACACCCTCTCAAATTGAGTTTTTAGCGATAATGACCAACTTACAACAGGCGCTAAATCGCGCACTATTTATGGGTCTGTTCGAATACGAAGCGCACTATGCACTTTATAAAACGGGTGATTTTTACAAAACCCACTTGGATAGTTTTAAAGGGCAAGCCAATCGAATGGTCAGTACGGTTCTTTATTTAAATCCTGACTGGGATGCAAAAAATGGTGGTGAACTTGTACTATACAATGAAAACGAGGAAATCATTCAAACGACAGTAACGCCTTCTATTGGCAAACTGGTTGTTTTTCTGAGCGAACAGATTCCTCACGAAGTTTTACCCACCAAACTTCCTAGAGCCAGCATTGCAGGTTGGTTTCGCTGCAATAGTTCAACCGGACAAATTGCCAACCCTGCTAAATAA
- the speD gene encoding adenosylmethionine decarboxylase, whose translation MSPHAENILVTSNDHFEVIEKTTVIDDTWPTHDQAVEDATLDHFICRDGKQFAGTHLIIDLWGASHLDNLEVMENALREAVEKAKATLLHIHLHHFTPNGGISGVAVLAESHISVHSWPERNYAAFDVFMCGDSEPEKAIEVLKAAFSPTDVKVDTILRGEVAQEQ comes from the coding sequence ATGTCTCCACATGCTGAAAATATTTTGGTCACCAGTAATGACCATTTTGAAGTCATCGAAAAAACCACGGTCATCGATGATACTTGGCCAACCCATGACCAAGCGGTTGAAGATGCCACCCTTGACCATTTTATCTGTCGCGATGGCAAACAGTTTGCCGGCACTCATTTGATTATCGATCTTTGGGGTGCGAGTCATCTAGATAATCTAGAAGTGATGGAAAATGCTCTTCGTGAAGCAGTTGAAAAGGCTAAAGCGACTTTGTTACATATTCACTTGCACCATTTTACGCCAAACGGTGGGATTTCTGGGGTAGCGGTGTTAGCGGAATCTCATATTTCGGTTCACTCATGGCCAGAGCGAAACTATGCGGCGTTTGATGTATTTATGTGCGGTGATTCTGAGCCGGAAAAAGCAATTGAAGTCCTAAAAGCAGCGTTTAGTCCCACTGATGTTAAAGTCGATACGATTCTTCGTGGTGAAGTGGCTCAGGAGCAGTAA
- the speE gene encoding polyamine aminopropyltransferase codes for MADKKTYLETLYPTWGQNFVMDEVLFEVETEHQHLVIFNNAQWGTVMALDGVIQTTEKDEFVYHEMMTHVPMLAHGNPKKVLIIGGGDGGILREVLKHQNVELVTQVEIDQQVIDMCVKYLPNHSQGAYDNPKANIVIADGVDFVNECTEKFDLIISDSTDPMGPGEVLFTSRFYQGIQNCLNDGGVFVAQNGVSFMQTDEVTTTYKRLSPLFAQASFYSGAVPTYVGGIMTFAWATDNLELKEVSLETLQVRFKQSGIKTRFYTPEVHKGAFALPQYVLDAIA; via the coding sequence ATGGCAGACAAGAAAACCTATTTAGAAACTCTTTATCCTACTTGGGGACAAAATTTCGTCATGGATGAAGTATTGTTTGAAGTTGAAACCGAGCACCAGCATTTGGTTATTTTCAATAATGCACAGTGGGGCACGGTGATGGCACTGGATGGTGTTATTCAAACGACCGAAAAAGACGAGTTTGTCTATCATGAAATGATGACTCATGTCCCGATGTTAGCGCACGGTAATCCCAAGAAGGTGTTGATTATTGGCGGTGGTGATGGTGGTATTTTGCGAGAGGTCTTAAAACATCAGAATGTTGAGTTGGTCACCCAAGTGGAAATCGATCAACAGGTGATTGATATGTGCGTGAAGTATTTGCCGAATCACTCTCAAGGAGCTTACGACAACCCGAAAGCGAATATTGTGATTGCCGATGGAGTGGATTTTGTTAATGAATGCACGGAAAAGTTTGATCTGATTATTTCCGATTCAACCGATCCAATGGGGCCGGGGGAAGTACTGTTTACTTCGCGTTTTTATCAAGGTATTCAAAATTGTTTGAATGACGGTGGCGTGTTTGTGGCGCAAAATGGCGTGAGCTTTATGCAGACGGACGAAGTCACCACGACGTATAAACGTTTGAGTCCACTGTTTGCGCAAGCGAGTTTTTATTCTGGTGCTGTACCGACTTATGTGGGAGGGATTATGACTTTCGCATGGGCAACCGATAACTTAGAGTTAAAAGAGGTTTCATTAGAAACCTTGCAAGTACGCTTTAAGCAGTCTGGAATCAAAACGCGCTTCTATACTCCAGAAGTGCACAAGGGCGCATTTGCGTTACCGCAATATGTGTTAGATGCTATCGCTTAG